The genomic DNA ttatttatagagtactatacccacctatacccaccttcatacccatgatataggggtcggccaagctagcttgtggatcaagctagggtcggccaagccttggttcatgggtggctggccctagcttgaacccaagcttaggtggccgacccccattaaattaaaaagaattttaattttaatttttttcttatatgaaagatataatttattagagagattaaaaattaaaatatctcttttaaaaggatctacaaaagattaaagaaagagattagatctctttccttatttgtagattggaaagatattttatttttcttctttataaattattcacatgtagaaaaattaaaattatagaaatttttttttatcaaccatgaagggattttaaaggaaaattttattttttaaaaaatttccgaagacaaataaggaattttaattgattgaaattaccttgtttgctcttattgaggtggacagccatgatataattgattaggaaattttatttaatttttcttaattaattgttgtcaaggaaagttaagaaaattttattgtaattaaatttccttatttaccaaagctaaggaatataaaagagggggttgggatgccttcatgacacacaacttttattattcttctccctcttttcttccttggtgtggtcggcccttccctttctcttctctccatcattgtggccgaacctcacatccctCTTGGAAATCAAGTGGTggtcggattctagcttggagaagaaggagagaaagcttgcatcccttggagcattggtggtgttttctcttcatccttggaggagctcttgtttgtggtcgaaccttgcaaggaggagaagaaggtgctttggtggtttctcatctcagaagatcgttgcccacacaacgtccgaggttagaagaggaatacggtagaagatctagaggtttttgcttgcaaaagaaaaggtatactagtattttatttccgcatcatactagtttcatcgtcatgtaaaaatactaaatacaagaggcatacgattctagtatttcgaatttgttttcgatgtagtgttcttttgtttttcttttccttgtgatttgattgttcttttcggttgacctaaagttatttaaggaaattaaatattaactttccttaaaaggctttgtctaggcggtggtggttgttctcatatccaagaaggccatatgcctcgccatgcagtcttggaagccaattttggaaactaacatttaatgaaattaataacctaggtgatttggatcgaacgtgttaagtttcgcaggagatccaagtctaaacctaaaagaacaaatagattaaactttggatcaaacgtgttaagttccgcaagcgatccaagtttaatttaaaagaacacatggtaactaggaaaaggttcagacctttgtacaaaatttttatacagtggaaccattaggttttccgagtagcaaccaacagagcgtaccttagcgaatctcggttacataccttttctccgagattcgaaaatctggtgatgagctccttagtcctcgagtgaagatgtgcaatcgTTTTGTCTTCTTCAAGCCGTAGGTTCGTCAGCTGGTTGTGGAGTAAGTctcgtctcgcgagcttggcctCGGActtcccttcgtgtagctcaagaaacttctcccaaagctcctttgctgagttttAGGCACCGACCcagttgacttcttatggcggaAAGACGCTCAGtcgatggaattctgctttgtcgtttgccacgtagtcaacCGGCTCTTTCTTCGTCCACTAGTATTCTTTCTTATCTTCAGGTGGTACAAAATCGAAtctcattattaaaagtaattcaaagtcggttTTTAAGAATACATGCATTTGCTTTTTCCTGCTAGCGAATTCCCCCTCGAATTTGGCGGGTATATGCTCGtccggccatcatctttgcttcaattgatggttagtcctcctgaaacgtcctgactctgataccacttgttgggaccgttgggtcggctagaatGAGGATTGAATAGCcttgcaaaaataaaaacaaacccttctcagacttaaaagaacacttgcataaagatagaaaatgaactaaaaagaaagagacacttgaatttacttggttacaaccaggaaggttgttaatctaaggaagtgaTATGCATTAACTCTCCTTCAAGCAGAGAAACCTCTTTACAGTAGTGTAAGCACAAAAAAattagaagctaaatgaaaactagagcgtgtacaagtgttgttgcaagaatgcttgttgttcttagcttcttggaccaagactatacttatagccttggtcggggcgcctagaaaaGTTCCAGACGCCTGGAGggtgataaaactttatcccctccacaacagatcgcggtcaaacgcgatctggaTAGAATCGGGTTCCGAGAGCCTGGAATCGCTCCGGGCACCGAGAATGGGTCCGAGCTCTCTGATCCGGTGCTGCtcacctcagtccgggtcttccgctccgactccgctcgcttggatgatttcggccaaccaaaataaggctcactcgaactcaATTTCAGTCTTCTCCTCGACCAGGCTTCTGCTCCgatttcttgtccctcgaacgtcgtatatgtttttctcatccaccggtgtactctttcgtagtacctcgtccctcaaatgcaccgagctcgttgattctctcctatgtcgtccttctcgctagtcgcgtcttccactcgacttcctgtgctcctaagctcctacacacttagacacatggatcaaaaatcaacatgacctaacttgtttgatcacatcaaaacaaccttaggcTTCCAACAGCTCTTCCCTGTAGTGATTGTGTAGTAGCATGACCTCCACGTTCAGACGAGCTCTCCGGTCTCCTTGGTGTCCTGTTGCTCCATATTGAGTGTCTGATTATCTTATCATATTATCTCGAGCTGAACAGACGATCCGCTCGAACACATCTCGTGGCGGTTGGATATTGACTGTTCCGATCGATCGTTACAATCGTCCTCCGTTCGACCCTTTGACACCCTAACATTGATCGCCTTGATTTTAACCTCCACCTTGATAATTGATCCTGTATCAAGTGGACTTCCTTATATTATCGTAacaatatttaagtttaatttaaagttttaaaatataagaAATTTTTGTTTGACTTATTCGAAATAAAACTCAAACAAGAATTTGATTTGAATAATTATGTTTGAacataatataattataatttaaaatgatttaaatttaaattcaattaaaattattttatttttaatttaaatatatttaaattaaaattatataaaaataattaaaattcaatttaatttttataaataattaattaataaaccatcaaataaaatattatgagCGGAGCTGACATCACGTTACCTGAGCTGGATCCTAACTTGGTTAGGCGATACTACCACTGGCTTTCTAAGCCctaaataaatatagaaataaaataaacaaaaaaatggatttgtattttaaaaataatatcgaaaataaattttataaacagGAAAAGTAGAAGATGAAACAGGGAGAAGAAAGAGATCTTATCTACGGCGAGTATAGTACAGTCGTCTCTCACAGTTGAACAAGCACAGACCTTAATAAAGCTCATACAACGTACACACGCCACCACACACACCTGCCAttactcttcttctcttcttcttcattcttctttcttcttctctcgCCGACGCTGTTTCCAAATGCTGAAGCCAGGCAGCGTCAAGGTCTCTTCCAGCCCGGGGAGGGAGAACCTGCCGCCGACGCCCGGCCTAGCGCGCTTGCTCTACGGGAAGACCGTCGGAAGCCGTAGTCGCGGCCGCTCGGTGTCCGGAGCGGCGGCGCGGTCCAGCCCCATGTTCGTGTCGCGCAGCAGGAGCCGCGGCCGCGCGGCGGGGGCGGGGGCGGCCGCCGAGGAGGGGGAGCCGTCGTCGCCCAAGGTGACGTGTATCGGTCAAGTCCGGATTCGGAACAAGAAGAGGGCGACGCCGGGGAAACAGAGGAATGCGACTTCGCCCAAGAAGCGGAGGAGGGGCTCGTGCCTCGTGTCCTGCCACTGCTTTCACAAGGCTTTCCTCTGCGTCGTGTTCAAGACGCCCCCTGGCGGCGGCGGGGGACTACGGCGCTGGCTGTGGAGGCGGAGATGGGGCGGCGTCCGATCTGGAAGGAGCGGGAGGTACCAAGAGAGGAAGAAGCCGGATCCGGTTAAGTCGCCGCCGCTTCCGGAGTTCGTCACGTGTGCGACAAAGGAATCAGATCAAGAAGACAGCGGCGAAGAAAAGGAAGAGCGTGCGGCGGCCGCGTGCGAGGAGGAGCCACGGGCTTCCTTGTCATCGGAGACGGCGTCTTCCCCGCCGAAGAACGCGCTCCTCCTTATGCGCTGCCGGTCAGCGCCGCACAACCGGGCGTCCTCGCTCGCCACCGCCCGATTCGCGTTGCCTCCGGCCGAGGAGTTCGTGCAACAGCCCGCCGCCGGAGAAGAGCCAGCGCAGGAGGCGGAGGCCGAGGCCGAAGCCGAGGAGGACCATCAAGTGGAAGACGAAGCAAAAGGGTCAGAGTCGCAGCGGCCGCTAGTGCTGCCGCGGAGCAAGTCGGAGCCGGCGCGGCGTGCGGCGGCAAAGCTGGCCATCCCGGAGGCCGCCTCCTGCTTCTGGCCCAGCCACGTCAACGTCAGCCGCCGTCGCCGCTCGAGCCCCAACCACGGCTCCTCTCCGCCACTGTGACAACCACACCTTTGCCCCTACCTTCTCATTCCAATGTAATCAAAATCACAACTTTTCTCTCTAAATCTACTGTTCAAATTAATATTCTCGGCGAACAATCGAATCAAATCAAgtggaacaagaagaagaatgcACTGACCCAACGGTGGCCAGGCGACGTCTGGATGTTCTCGAGTTCCCCTCGGGGAATCTGCGGCGTAGCTTTGGGCCATATCCTTTCGGGATGGAAGCAGGGAGAAGAGACAACGATGTCGGCATGGGAAGGAGTAGGCAACGCGCGGCCGTACGCCTCGGGAGCAGCAGCAAAACTGGAGATGGCCCAGCGCGGCCATGTGTCGACCCGCCAAGTCGCGTTATATTTCTTCCTCTGCTCTGTTCGGCTCTACTCTCGAGGCAGGGGAGGGCAAATGAGGAGGTCCGGCGATGTCGGATCGCAGTcgccggaggaggaggaggaggaggagggaggtggGAGCCATTCGGGTCGGATTCGGGTCGGTGGTCGATTTGATGGCTCGTGATGTGGTCGGTTGTGTGCTGTGGGTGAAGGGTTCGTGAGGGGTCAAGTCGATGGCGATGGGTCGACCAACATGGACGCCGACGGGAGGTACACGGAACCAATGACGTGGGGCCGGTTCAGCTACTGTTGTCACGAGTGGAACGGTGACATACTGGGATGGGAATTAACGCTACTGACAAAATTTCAATTTGGCCACTCGtactttatctttttattttgcaAGCCTTGTGTTTATCCAGGTGTCCTTCCCTAATTTATAGGTGAGAGTTAAATTACGGGTTAATGAATAATCTACCATCAAATGACTCCATTGTaagagaagttttttttttttcgataACACATGACTATAAAAAAGTGATTACATTGGAATTATTCCAAATGTCTTTAACAAGTTATCCTCAGATTATAGATTATATGAAGTGAGATTAATTTATAGCTGACCAGAAGTAGATAAAGCCCATCGACCATAAGTAGATAAAGTGTGGACGGACGATTTCTTTTGTACTGAGTTTGGAATTGATCTTATTTGATTATTTGACCCTTTATAAAAgttaagggaatttttagaattaggagataaatattatatatatatatatatgatttggcAAATAAAATCAGGGATTCGAATaaaaaacaaatgaaataaaaattatttattattatttctttaacaCCATGCCTACTAATAAATTTGAAAGTGTAAATGACGCCCCTACTTATCCATATCGCTAAAAGTacctcttttcttaaaaaaaagaaaaaagtatTAAAGCAACTAAGAAAAGTAGTAAAGCAACTTTTTATCGTCAAAGCTATTTGAAGACAGAGGTTTGATTTTAATTAGGGCTgggtaaaaaaaattgagaaattaaAAATCAGAATGGAATTGCTAGCTTATCAATTCCGATTTAACGGTTAATTGGTTAACCGATTTTAATTGGTTTTTACTGATTTTAATCAAAATCAGGTTTTTGCCAGTTTACTGATTGGTTCCcgatttaagattttttttacggGTTAACCGGTAAAATCACTCCAATACCGTTAATGTAGGCATCTATAAAAAATATATGATAGGTTGGGAAGTCAAATTTAAGAGTACTTACAAATCAAGCAATATTTCTACCAAATGTCACGTGCTTGCTAGGATCACAAATATCTTTGATACCACTTTATAATGTTAAAAATCTCTCTAATACCACTTTCTGTCTCAAACTGTATGCATGCGGATCTTAGTTCAGATCTTCTGTTCCCATttctctctgtccccgtgtcccactgtcgatcggacggatcagattataTTTCAatgcatcatgacatctttaagatgtgtgcagtatcctcgtgatgtgcaagacATCCTTGAGATATAATCTGACCCGTCCGATCGACAATGGGACATGGGGACAGAGAGAAATGGGGACAGAAGATCTGAACTATGCGGATCTAAATTCAGTACTTCTAAAATGCAAAATCTCATCCATTATAAGCTCACATGATGAAATGTTCATCACCTTCAGCAGTACGAGCCCCAAAACCCACTCCACTAAGGTCACTTATCCGGACCCTATTCTATTACCGGTTCTAGGTTGGAATTGGTTAATTGGCCGATTGAATACTGGTCAAataattgattttatataaaatatgataaattGAAATTAATCAGAACTAATAAACTGATAAATTGATCGGTTGAAGAGGTCTAGTTTTAGTTCAAGCTAGTTTAGGATGGTGTAAtttcaataaatatattttaagatAAAACACAGAGAGATTTTTGCTATCAAATTATaagtgaaatattttttttaataatatttttaataacaaATAGATGATCTCATGTCAAATAAATTATACATGCCGACAAAATGATGTTCTCAATATTATATTCATCTCTATTGAGATTTGATGTCGAATCATCTtagtatttttatatttaaataattttatatcagTCAAAAATAAAGTACCCTAGATTCATTCTTCCTCTCAAAACATAGCTATGTTCGTGGTCATTCATGTAAGATGAATCATACCGTCATACTTAATGTTTCAATCTCTTTCAAAATTTGGATGTTTCAGTATCACTGTTAAAGATTGTGAAAATAGTCATTTTTTATTGCATGAGATGCTTCTCCATGAAAAGCCTATGATGGAGCACCTAAAAAAATAGATGATCTCGTATCTCCTCTATGATGATGCAAGAAGGATAGTTTTTATCATCTACAAATGACACGCAATCTCTAGTGAGAAGCTGTCCATGAGCTAGCAATCAAACTGTGAAGGTATTACGATTTATGGTCGAGTGATCTTTGTCATTCTGAAGTACTCATAAGCTCTATCAACTCCTTTATCCACTTAGGCGAATAGATTGTAAGTTTGTTGAATGTTGTTGTTCTGGATTCCTCTATGTTAATTATCCTTTCTTTGATATGCAAATGTTTCTTAATCAACGATGCATCAGTACACTTCACCTACCAAATTTATTTTTTGGCTATCTTAGTTGTTCTTGTTAGTGTTTTATGTTGTCAATTTGAGTTTGTACTGTCTAGTTGATGCGTCCCATTgaataatttagtaaattagattaaaattttattaatttatttaaaagagcCTAAATGAATTAACCCTGGCATGAGTTGTGTGTCTAGACGGATCGGACCGACCCATAGTGAGCTTGGGTTGGCCCACGGGAtgagaaagaatttttttttttcaaaattagattatgaattatggatttattatatatgtaattttttaaaaagaaaagttatgaaTTTTTTATGCCAACTAACGTGTATAAGTGCGaagtaatataaattttattaaggaTTATTTTAAAGATTTAT from Zingiber officinale cultivar Zhangliang chromosome 4A, Zo_v1.1, whole genome shotgun sequence includes the following:
- the LOC121971445 gene encoding uncharacterized protein LOC121971445, which codes for MLKPGSVKVSSSPGRENLPPTPGLARLLYGKTVGSRSRGRSVSGAAARSSPMFVSRSRSRGRAAGAGAAAEEGEPSSPKVTCIGQVRIRNKKRATPGKQRNATSPKKRRRGSCLVSCHCFHKAFLCVVFKTPPGGGGGLRRWLWRRRWGGVRSGRSGRYQERKKPDPVKSPPLPEFVTCATKESDQEDSGEEKEERAAAACEEEPRASLSSETASSPPKNALLLMRCRSAPHNRASSLATARFALPPAEEFVQQPAAGEEPAQEAEAEAEAEEDHQVEDEAKGSESQRPLVLPRSKSEPARRAAAKLAIPEAASCFWPSHVNVSRRRRSSPNHGSSPPL